Within the Miscanthus floridulus cultivar M001 chromosome 17, ASM1932011v1, whole genome shotgun sequence genome, the region GGGGGGGATGAAGTTAATTGCTCAGGTTGTCTCCGCCGGCGCCGGGGTTATGCTTGACTCTGATCGTGACAACGGGTTGGATCACTTTAGTGTGGAGCTCGCTGCGCTGGAAACCTAGTAGGGGATCTGGTTTGGGGCTGTCTTACTTCAGCATTCGGTTGATTCTCGCGCTTGGTTCTGCTATTGGTTGGAAGATATGTTCGCATGCCCTGCTGTATTGGGGAAATTTCCCGTAGCGTTTTTTTTTTAGCGAAATACCAGTGGCTTGAAAAACGGGCTAAACACCCGATCGCGAAAAAAGAAATATCAATGGCTTGTATTGTCTCCAGTCTCATCATCAATTAAGTCACGACTAGGTCTAATTTTATTTTTGAAGCCGGAGATACCAGTGGCTTGTATTGCACCATGTTTTTGTGCGTGAGTGTGTTTTGATGGAAGGCTATTTTCCCCTACTAGAAAGGGAATTACTTAAATTTTACGCAGATTCACGACATAATAATGGCTACATATGTCTGCTGAAGCGTTGAGTATCGAAGTCTTACTTAAATTTTAAGCACGCTAATTAAATTTTGAAAGGCATAGGTAGACTAGTCATGTGATGACTAGAGGACTGAATCTACATGTCATTTGTTGCAGGGTTGCATAGTGATGATACTGTGAGGCAGTTCCTGGAACGATGTCCTCTGCCTAAGCTCTTAGGGTATACCTCTTTTCTTTCCTCCAATTTTTTGAGGTGTCGACTTGCTGTATGTTCCTGTGCCATGTAATTCATAACAATACAGGCCCAGAAAAAATTACCTCCTTTCGAGAACCTTTTAGAAGTTTTATCCATATGTGTTCTGATTCCAATTTGTCATAGAATATGTGTCTCAATTtgatataattaactaattaagtATATCTATTGTAAGGAATATTGACTATTGTTTTTTTAGTTTACAATgtaatttttttatagatatagaaTACTTTTCTGTTTCTGTGAAATTCTCTTGCACTGACAAAGCCAACTTTTACAGTTATTTATACTGTCTACTGGCACCTTATGTCGTTTATCCTATTTCAGTGATGCTGTTTATTTTTCTTTGCCCTTTAGTGCATTGCAGAGTGAAGCAGATGTACCTGGGATGGTTGAAACTGTCACGGAGTGTTTAGACAAAATATTTTCCTCAAGATATGGAGCGTCACTTCTGCCAAGCTACGGTGTATGTGTAACTATCTCCTTCTGACTTGCTATCTAGACATGTCCACCTACTCTTACCTAGCTCAACATATTTAAAAATATCTAACAAAATGATCAATGTTCGTTCTTTGTGAAAACTCCTTGCTTAGTTCTCATGCATACTGATGATCTGAAGTCTCCATTGTATTTTTATATTCCAGGCATTTATTCAAGCAGGATTGCTCACAGATTCGAAGCAAATCAGAAAATTAGCCTGCAAAGCTGTATGTACCTGAACGGGTTTCTAAGTGCATGTTACTCGCAATTGCTGCTCTTTATTTGTTACTCGCATGGACACTCGAAAACTTGGTTTTATCTGTCATCTTTATTTAACTCCAATTTCCTTTATTCATTTCTAAGTAGAgaaggacaacatagagaagtataaggtggcaaagaagactgcaaagcgagctgtaagtgtggacaacatagagaagtataaggtggcaaagaagactgcaaagcgagctgtaagtgtggcaaagggtagagcgtacgaggatctttaccaacatttgagtacgaaggaaggagagaaggacatttataggatggctagggttcgtgagagaaagacacgggacttcaaccaagttaagtgcattaaggatgaaagggagcatctcttggtaaaggaggatgagatccgacatcgatggcaagagtattttgacaaattgttcaatggtgaggatatggacacaacctttcagttggatgactcttttgatgacaccaataggcgctttgtgcggagaatccaagagtctgaggtcagagaggcgttgaaaaggatgaaaggaggtaaggcgatgggaccggatggtatcccaatcgaggtgtggagatgcctcggggacatagctgtagtatggttaaccaagctgttcaaccatatttttcgatcgaacaagatgcctgatgagtggaggagaagtatattggtaccgatctacaagaataaaggggatattcaaagttgtacaaattaccgaggaattaagttgatgagccatactatgaagctatgggagagagttatcgagcatcgtttgagagcaataacgcgggtctctatgaaccaatttggtttcatgcccggaaggtcaaccatggaagccattttcttaataagacaagttatggagcggtatagggagaagaagaaggacctacacatggtttttattgacttggagaaggcttatgataaaataccaaggaatgttatgtggtgggcgttggacaaacataaagtcccaacgaagtacgtcgggctcattaaggacatgtacagcaatgttgtgactagagttcgaacaagtgatggagacacggatgacttcccgattaggataggactacatcaagggtcagctttgagtccttatttgtttgctttagtgatggatgaggtcacaagggacatacaaggggacatcccttggtgtatgcttttcgcggacgatgtagtgctagttgatgaaagccggacaggagtgaatcagaaactggagttatggcgggagactttggagtccaaaggttttagacttagtagaactaaaactgagtatatgagatgtgacttcggcactactactcgggaggaggaagatgttagtttggaaggtcaagtagtgcctaggaaggatacctttcgatatttaggatcaatgctacagagggacggggatattgatgaagatgttagccatagaatcaaagcagggtggatgaagtggcggcaagcgtctggtgtcctatgtgacaaaagagtaccacagaagctaaaaggcaagttttataggacggcgattagacctgctatgttgtatggtgcagaatgttggcctacgaaaagacgacatattcaacagctaagtgtcgcggaaatgcgtatgttgcgttggatttgcggtcatacaagaagggatcgagttcggaacgatgatatacgtgagagattaggggtagcgccaattgaagaaaagcttgtccaacaccggttgagatggtttggacatgtgcaacggagacctccagatgcaccggtgcgtagtggaatcataagtcaggatagtaacgtgaagagaggcagaggaagaccgaagttgacttgggtagaggcaataaaaggagacttgaaaggatggaatatacccaaagacttagccttagataggagtgcttggaagacagctattcatgtgcctaaaccttgattgcttctgttgggtttcaactctagcctaccccaacttgtttgggacttaaaggctttgttgttgttgttgttgtatttctAAGTACACATTCAGGTACATTTCTAAGTGCATCTCTAAGCACAATGCATACTATAGATTTTTATTGTAATTTCATTTGATTGCTTCTTTGAGATGGCAAATGGATAAAGACAATTTCCTTCTAGTACATAGTTTTTTTAAAAGATTTTCCTTCAAGGTTTCTTTAATTTGGAGTAGCTTATGTTCTCTAGAGTAAATGGTCACACTGAACTTTGTGTGCTCACTGTGCTGACAGAGCACTTGTGTGCTCTGCAACTCATGCTAATCCCCTTTCATGTATGGTGCTCTTCATTTCAGTTTTGAAAATGTTCTACAAACTTTTGGCAGAACAATGTCTCAAGCCACTGACTGAAATTCTGTATCACCATATCAGGTACTCCATCTTCTTGACAAGGCTGAAGATGGTGCTGCTGCTGTGGAAACAGTTGTGCAGCACAATCTGTATCCTCTTCTGATCAATTGTTTGATTGAGGGGTATTATTTTTTATACGCACACACTTTATTCAATCCTGTTGAATCATATGCATTGTAACTTGGTGATAAAATTTTATTTGCTGCCTTTGGTTTCTGCAGAGATGAAGAGATTTCAGCaatcattttggacactgtaAAGCGTTTAGCacaaattcctaaaggagccgtGAGTCCAATAATTCTTCTTAATATTGAACATTTTTTTCTGAGTGATGGACATTTAGTCTATTTCTGTCCTGTTTGTAGGAAGTCATATTCCCACCAGATGGTCAAGGACCTGTGCAACTTGGTAAAGTGGCGGCTCAGTCATCCTCATTGGTATGGAGTTGTGTGTCCTCTTATGGCACATATTTTGCAGAACCAACAAATAACAAATTAACAACAAGTCATGCCCTCATGGACCAATGCTGGTCTACATGCACAACATGCTTTAAAACGAACCAGTTAATCAATACTGCATATGATCTGATCCACTTGTGTTTGACCTTATTAACTATATGCCATCAAATTTAAATGTAGTTACAATGGCACAAAAGTATTAAGTGATATCACCAAAACCTAATACAATTGCTATTATTATTGGTATCTTTCGACTTTATTGTATCATCTTTGTTTGTGGCTCTTGTTGAGTTTAATCTCTAGTCTACCCCAACTTACTTGGGACAGAGGACTTTGTGTTTTGATAATGAGCATGGCACATCAATACTATTTATAATGAATCTATTAGTATCATTTTCATGTGTCTTCCAGAGTATTTACCATGTAAGATAGTAATGGCCAAAGTTGCATGCATTATAGGATGTCATCAAATCTTTGTGTACATTTCCCTTTTACGTGGTGCCAATAAAATTAGTTACTACTGAGTGACTTTTGTTTATGTTGTACTGGATGCTCTTACTGTTGATCTGTAGACCACAACATGACCAATTGTTATTCATGTTTCTCGCTATTGTAGCCACGGATTCGTATTCTATCTTTGATAGCCAAGCTCTTCACTGTTTCAAGTTATACTGCTACTGCCATTCGTGATTCAAACCTTCTGAGCATATTTGAAGAGGAAATAAAAGATAGAAGGGATATGCTTAAAACCCTCAGTGCGCTGGAGGTCCTATATGAGGTAAAAGGATTTTTTTATGTTCATTTGCATGTCTTAATATTTGGCTATCTCACTAAGAGTTTCATTGTGAATACTTGATTTAtgtatttatcttttaaaaaacggATTTACATATGAAAAACTGTTTTTAAGGAGAAGGGGCTATATCCTTTAAGTTTTAAGATAATAATGTTTTTTTATTGTTTTTTAATGGTGCCCGTTGTGTAAAAACTCGTCAAGCCGTGATTCATTTGCAGAAGACTTGCATTAGTATCATTTCATATTAGATTGTTGGTGAACCAATGTTTATCGCATTGTGATAATTGTAGTTTGTTTCCTTGTCTACTGTACCATGTGAACATGTTACATAATCCTGGCAGTCATAGGTATTCTGCTATCTAATGAATGATCACGATCAATGGGTTCAAGATTCTGGAGTTTCTTGGAGAAGCTATATATTTTGGCTAACCATTTCTTCTATGACACTGCAGCTTGTTGAACACCCTCACAGCAACATTTTCCTGCTGAAGACCAACTTGCTTCAACTCATAATTGATATCATCAAGTACTTTTCTTATGCCTTTATATCTCTGTTTTTCCTTCTGTTATGTTTTCAGCTATAATATGCTGTCTTTTCTTTTGGTCTGTGTGCAGTGATTCCTCAGCTGATTCTGTTATACGGTCAAGGGCAGCATTAATTAGTGGGAGGCTTCTTTCTTCAGCTGATGCTTTCACAGCAATAGATAAATCCTGTAAGCATCAATACACCATTTCAGTCGTCAAACTTCCGGCTACCAATTGTTCCACAACTTTGAGCATTGAAGGTTTTTTATTGTAAATGTTTCGTCATCCTGCTTTAAATTTTATCATACGACCATCTTCTGTAGTTTTCTTACATGTGAAACTAGACTGACATGTTAATCAAGATTTCCCCATGTTAGGTGTTACCAATCTGCTTGTAGCCATAGACAAAATTTTGAAGATGGAAGAAAGCCAGAATACCGATGAAGTTGAGAGTGCATTGGAGACCTTGGGTCTAATTGGTACAAGTAAGTCATGCTTCTGCTTGATAGTATTGAAATCTTCACCACGTTGCCAGAACAAATCCTTACTGTTTCTTTGATTTTATGGTACAATAGCAAGTCAAGGAGCACGTTTCTTGCTGACATCATCAAATGTTGCCAGACATGTTGTCGAGTCATCCTTTGACCGACAAGGCAGAGGTAGACAACTGGTAAGTTTGTATACTTATTTGCATGCTTTGATCGAAATCATCACCTGTTACCGGTAAAGGAGTCATATTGTTAGAAACTATCCTTATGCGTTATGATACATATGCAGGCTGCTTTACATGCCTTTGGGAGCATCTGTGGTATGGATAGACAAGAAGACCAGATGAAACTTGATGGCGAAGCCGAAGGAAACTTGAAGCGCTTGGTCTATACGACTGCAGCAAACAGTCCAAAATTAACCCCTTCGGTTAGTAGCAACAGTTTTTCTAGTTTGTCCATTTATCTGAATTGCTTATGATTCTGCCTTCTTAGTTGTGTTTTTTATTAGCCTTTTTCTCTTGATTGTTTGCCAGGCTCTTCTACTATCAATTCTGCAACAAGACCCGGACATTAGGATAGCTGTAAGCACCTTATGCTCGTTAAAGTTATTTTTGCATTTTGAATGGATATTTTCTTAACTCGTTAGCTTGGATATTGTTATTGTGCACAACCTGATGAATGTCAAATGCATGACCATCTGCAGGGCTACAGAGTAATATCAGGACTGGTCATCCGGGAATGGTGCTTAAGGGAGGTTTGCTTAAATTCAGAGATGATCAGATTTGTTACAGACCCAACAATGGAGACAACAAAACTTGGTAAGTAATTAATACACTTGGTCCTAATGAAGTAATTATAACCATCTGAACTTGTTTCAAGAGGAGTGCTGCATTATGGTATTTATTTAATCATTTGGAATTGTTTTTGTCAAACTGGTTATAATTGAATGCGTTGCCATGATTATGTCATTCATGGTTTACAAATCCTACCATGCACTGGGCTAATTTCCATTTATTGAGCCAATTACTGTGATGGTATGTTGTAGGCATGGAAGCCCGGTATAACTGCTGTGTGGCAATTAACAAGGCCCTATCATCATCCCATCTTCTTCATGAAGCAAGTCTTTCTGGACTCATTGGGAAGGTAGACTTTCTCAGGGCCAGTATCTGTCACTTTTCGTTGCTTGTGTCTAAAACGTTAACAAGCAAACACAAAGCGTTTTTGGTGCAGTTGAATGATGCAGTGAAACGGGGCCCTTACCTTTCTGATAGGAAGCGTGTGGAGGCACGGCCGGTGGTTGAAACTGCAGAGAGGTTTTAAGCTAAGCCTCGAGTTTTCACCCAAAGTAAACGATGACTCTCACACCGTAGTTAGGAGGCAACTGGGCGTGCCCTGCGTCTCATGCGGTTGGCTTATATGTAACAGACATAGATATACTTGGATGATGGGGAGGGCAATATGTACTTGAGCTCACACAGACACTGGCCGGCCATAACAAAACAAACATACCGTTTCTTAGGTTTGCTTTGTGGATGTCGGATGCAGCCCATACCTGCAAAACAAACTCATCTGTTGCAGGACCATGCCAAATTTTGGGGAAATAGCAGATGCAACCAGCACTATTTTCTCATATTGAATGCTCAATCAAATCGGGTAatttctccatatatatatatatatatataaacctaAACTGTTCCTAGATTTGCAAGAACTGAATCAACAAACCAAAACTGTATTCTGTACAACATAGCTGCCTTGATTCTCTGTATGCAGCGTGCGCACTCTGCATTATCTACACATGCGCACAGCTGAACTGTACACCACGGCAAACAAGACACAAAGACGTTGAGCCGTCGACGGCAATGGAGGCCTCAAACGTGATCAGTGTCCGTCAGTGTCCTCTTGCACTGCGATGAGCAACGAGTACTTGACCTTGAGCGCAACCTTGCCGCCTTCCATGCACAGCTTAGCGCCGGTGACCACCCAGTAGCCCGGCAGGTCGTCGGGTCCCCTGCTCACCTCGGTGGTGTCGATGTGCCTGGCCATCTTCTGAACAGGGAGCGGCACCGGCGGGCCCTTGGGGAAAATGGCGGAGTTCACCTCCACCTTCTCCCTCAGCtggcggcaccggcaccggcgccAGCCCACCGGACAGCGCGGCGCTGAGCCTTGCCGACAGCGACCCGGACTTTCGCGGCACGACGAAAGGTCCGTCCCACTCGGACCGGCGGATCTTCATGGCCGCGACGCCGGAGAAGCCGAGGCGCAGGAAGAGCACCTTCTTGAGGCAGCAGACGTCCCGCACCTCGAGCCACGCGCTGGTGACGATGGCGGCGCAGTCGTCGATCCGCGCGCCGTTGTACTGCACGGGGGCCGTGCAGATGTGCGAGAGCAGCGGCGACCGGACTGGGCTCGATGTAGTCGCGCTCGTTCACGGCCACGTCCTCCGCCGACGCGGCCTCGCCGAGCACCGTGACCGCGCCGGGCGTCGCCGACAGGTGCTGCAGGTGGACGCCCAGCCGGTCGTTCTTCTTGCCTTCCAGGAACAGCCGGATGCCGGTCACCGGGCGGTTGGAGGAATCGACCTGCACGCACGCGGACGCGACGGAGTTTGGCTGAGGTACCGTTTGGCAAAAATTTTGGCGAAAtgtcactgtagcactttcgttgttatttggtaattagtgtccaatcataatctaattaggcttaaaagtttcgtctcgtgaatttcgtccaaactgtgtaattagttttattttttatttatatttaatgcttcatgcatgcgtctaaagattcgatgtgacagaaaatcttaaaaaatttagcATTTTAGAGTGGAACTAAACAGAGCCTGAGCTGTGTATGTACGGGAGAACACTAGAACAGTGATTGATGGCTACCTTGGCAGTGTTGACGTGAAGTTTAGGGCCCATGAGGGTGAACTGGAGAGACGGCAGGCTGTTCTTCCTCCGCTGGAGGCAGAGCGGGAGCTCACCAAACTCTGGAGCCCAGTGGCGTGGCACCTGGAACTCGAGAAACTGCTGGAGCTCTTCTATGGGCGGTTTGTCTGGTTCCATTCCACAAGCAGGAAAAAATGAATGAGCAACCGACGATTAGACATGACAtccaacacacacacaccacacatcTGATGAACTTCAGATTAGACTGACAGTTTGCTACAGTTACAACACGCTTTACAACATACATACATCTGAGGTAGAGGTTCACGGCGTGGTTGAGGAAGCCGCTGCCCCGGACGCCGGTGAGCAGGCTCGTTATGGGCACGAACGACATGGAGATCACGTCCGGGAAGCCGGTGATGGTGGAGAGCCACTTGCTGTGGCACTGCCCGCTGTCGACGCCGCCTCTCCTGATGTGAATGCACACGATGTCCTGCGAGGTCCCACTTCCAGAGGGTTAGGTTTGTTTCTGGCAGTTGTTGGCGCCATCATGGCACATTGAACATTTGTGATGAGCAGGAAATCTGTTGGGGCAAAACTGCGTGCTTACATCCTTGTGAGACACAACGGGTGATCTGAAGGACTGCCAGGCGGCTGATCCAGGGCCAAAGTTTCCCTGTAGCAGTAGCACACACAAACAAGACTTTGCTCATTCGTTTCACACTCGGTTGTGTACTTGTATGGTATGGACTCCCAAGTTTCAGTTTTTTTCAAACACGATGAGACAATATGTACTCCTACATGTGGGCAGAGAAGAAAGGAAGTGACGAGTGCTCACGTTTAGCCCCTGCGACAACCTGCCGTCTCCCGCGGTGGAAGTGGAACTTGCCGTGGAATCATCCTCCTGTGACGAGGACGAGAGCCGGTCGTCGGCGAGCTTCTTCAGCCGGGCCTGCACGTCGCTCTGCAGTGAGGTCCGGAGCCCTTGAGCTGCTTCACGCACACCACGTCCTTCCCTCCCATCTTCACCCCGACGATGACGTGGGTCCCGTACTTGTCGATGAACCTGCAggaagcacagcagcagcattagttTCAGTTTCAGCTTCGCTGCGCGCCACCGCTGCTGGGAGCCTGGGACGATCGATAAGATACGTACTCGGCGAGCGCGGGGGGATCCCAGAAGGGCGGGAGGTCCCGCTTGACGTCCTCCCTGAGGGCGAGGTTCGCGCGCACGGCCTCGACGCTGTAGAGCTCGACTGAGGCGGGCGTCGAAGCAGAGGCTGCGCGTGGCGGCGGCGTCGCGGTGCCAGCACCCGCGGTAGTCGAACATGGCGTTGAAGGCGCCCGAGGGGATCTTGCTGCCCGCCAGCGACAGCGACCGGTTCACCTGCTCCGCCATCTGGGCGAAGGGGAGCACGTCGGAGCAGAACCGCGCGCGCTCGCCCTTGTCGGCGACGACCCCGCCCGGCACGCCCGCCACGACGGCACCGCCGGGGAACGCCAGGTCCCGCGAGGACGGGCCCGCGCCGGCGGCGTCGAGGTCCACGAGCCGGCCGCCAGGCTTGGCGCGGCCCAGGCGGAGGTCCCCCGTGAGGTCGTAGCCG harbors:
- the LOC136519049 gene encoding uncharacterized protein isoform X4; protein product: MEPSPAAGELGAMLRAAADFASYPGLHSDDTVRQFLERCPLPKLLGALQSEADVPGMVETVTECLDKIFSSRYGASLLPSYGAFIQAGLLTDSKQIRKLACKAVLHLLDKAEDGAAAVETVVQHNLYPLLINCLIEGDEEISAIILDTVKRLAQIPKGAEVIFPPDGQGPVQLGKVAAQSSSLPRIRILSLIAKLFTVSSYTATAIRDSNLLSIFEEEIKDRRDMLKTLSALEVLYELVEHPHSNIFLLKTNLLQLIIDIINDSSADSVIRSRAALISGRLLSSADAFTAIDKSCVTNLLVAIDKILKMEESQNTDEVESALETLGLIGTTSQGARFLLTSSNVARHVVESSFDRQGRGRQLAALHAFGSICGMDRQEDQMKLDGEAEGNLKRLVYTTAANSPKLTPSALLLSILQQDPDIRIAGYRVISGLVIREWCLREVCLNSEMIRFVTDPTMETTKLGMEARYNCCVAINKALSSSHLLHEASLSGLIGKLNDAVKRGPYLSDRKRVEARPVVETAERF
- the LOC136519049 gene encoding uncharacterized protein isoform X1; protein product: MEPSPAAGELGAMLRAAADFASYPGLHSDDTVRQFLERCPLPKLLGALQSEADVPGMVETVTECLDKIFSSRYGASLLPSYGAFIQAGLLTDSKQIRKLACKAVLHLLDKAEDGAAAVETVVQHNLYPLLINCLIEGDEEISAIILDTVKRLAQIPKGAEVIFPPDGQGPVQLGKVAAQSSSLPRIRILSLIAKLFTVSSYTATAIRDSNLLSIFEEEIKDRRDMLKTLSALEVLYELVEHPHSNIFLLKTNLLQLIIDIINDSSADSVIRSRAALISGRLLSSADAFTAIDKSCKHQYTISVVKLPATNCSTTLSIEDFPMLGVTNLLVAIDKILKMEESQNTDEVESALETLGLIGTTSQGARFLLTSSNVARHVVESSFDRQGRGRQLAALHAFGSICGMDRQEDQMKLDGEAEGNLKRLVYTTAANSPKLTPSALLLSILQQDPDIRIAGYRVISGLVIREWCLREVCLNSEMIRFVTDPTMETTKLGMEARYNCCVAINKALSSSHLLHEASLSGLIGKLNDAVKRGPYLSDRKRVEARPVVETAERF
- the LOC136519049 gene encoding uncharacterized protein isoform X2, with product MEPSPAAGELGAMLRAAADFASYPGLHSDDTVRQFLERCPLPKLLGALQSEADVPGMVETVTECLDKIFSSRYGASLLPSYGAFIQAGLLTDSKQIRKLACKAVLHLLDKAEDGAAAVETVVQHNLYPLLINCLIEGDEEISAIILDTVKRLAQIPKGAEVIFPPDGQGPVQLGKVAAQSSSLPRIRILSLIAKLFTVSSYTATAIRDSNLLSIFEEEIKDRRDMLKTLSALEVLYELVEHPHSNIFLLKTNLLQLIIDIINDSSADSVIRSRAALISGRLLSSADAFTAIDKSCKHQYTISVVKLPATNCSTTLSIEGVTNLLVAIDKILKMEESQNTDEVESALETLGLIGTTSQGARFLLTSSNVARHVVESSFDRQGRGRQLAALHAFGSICGMDRQEDQMKLDGEAEGNLKRLVYTTAANSPKLTPSALLLSILQQDPDIRIAGYRVISGLVIREWCLREVCLNSEMIRFVTDPTMETTKLGMEARYNCCVAINKALSSSHLLHEASLSGLIGKLNDAVKRGPYLSDRKRVEARPVVETAERF
- the LOC136519049 gene encoding uncharacterized protein isoform X3: MEPSPAAGELGAMLRAAADFASYPGLHSDDTVRQFLERCPLPKLLGALQSEADVPGMVETVTECLDKIFSSRYGASLLPSYGAFIQAGLLTDSKQIRKLACKAVLHLLDKAEDGAAAVETVVQHNLYPLLINCLIEGDEEISAIILDTVKRLAQIPKGAEVIFPPDGQGPVQLGKVAAQSSSLPRIRILSLIAKLFTVSSYTATAIRDSNLLSIFEEEIKDRRDMLKTLSALEVLYELVEHPHSNIFLLKTNLLQLIIDIINDSSADSVIRSRAALISGRLLSSADAFTAIDKSYFPMLGVTNLLVAIDKILKMEESQNTDEVESALETLGLIGTTSQGARFLLTSSNVARHVVESSFDRQGRGRQLAALHAFGSICGMDRQEDQMKLDGEAEGNLKRLVYTTAANSPKLTPSALLLSILQQDPDIRIAGYRVISGLVIREWCLREVCLNSEMIRFVTDPTMETTKLGMEARYNCCVAINKALSSSHLLHEASLSGLIGKLNDAVKRGPYLSDRKRVEARPVVETAERF